In one Liolophura sinensis isolate JHLJ2023 chromosome 11, CUHK_Ljap_v2, whole genome shotgun sequence genomic region, the following are encoded:
- the LOC135477769 gene encoding peroxidasin-like, with the protein MVTNRKLSLTVHSRQGPGKGSESRSPERVTYLTFVIKSLTLLQLVSPGSCQNGPLFVRGSGPGSLYFPNSIPYPIVFHNAITTQSTTNTRSVSSVVDEAVGLVDDEDATMRRRLQQGIDRYPQDFVNPDPLLFSESPDDPRSFSRQSRIINWIARLLRKYGLEVSLATALLNPAARRHSLSCPYKPPINCERFTRYRTVDGSCNNLNSPLWGAAFTPFVRLLPPRYERRGDRDDVMSGPSSTLSSHLPTARVVSTTYHEPARGGDDAPFTMLLTVFGQFLSHDLTDRAPTKGLREQLNQASSFIDGGAIYGATKNKSDSLRQFKGACGKTVEDSVVEYDVDAPVYRSDPRWDQIDRRVRRLGLDRSPHHNIPSTESVHLSDAVRSKTFMTSSVDTASTITSSEAVRWRSRLLMMSVPRELPIMPHGNVHATTRGFAYYAAGDNRVNEFIGLIAIETMWVREHNRIATKLATINPHWNDETVFQETRRIVVAMIQHITYSEYLPAVLGPELMGKYELGVLPNGRYREYDPRVNPGLANAFATAAMRFGHSMLRTTFSMIDRQRKRNGDTPVDLKDSFFRPQTYLTNENPFVRGMALDSSKMCDRVVSGSVINNLYETEPGNGADLAASNIQRGRDHGLPEYAQWRRHFGLSVPTRFDKSLAGFSDINAADVEILSTLYRSPSDVDLFTGGVSEDPVQQGAVGPLFGDIIGQQFKTLKMGDRFWYETNLQPQAFTEGKRLHRRK; encoded by the exons GTACCTAACATTTGTGATCAAAAGCCTGACTCTTCTTCAACTG GTATCACCAGGAAGTTGTCAGAATGGGCCTTTGTTTGTCAGAGGAAGTGGCCCTGGTTCTTTGTATTTCCCGAATTCCATTCCTTATCCTATCGTCTTTCACAATGCCATCACCACACAATCCACAACCAACACTCGTTCTGTGAGCAGTGTGGTGGACGAGGCGGTAGGTCTGGTAGACGACGAGGACGCCACCATGCGGAGGCGGCTACAACAGG GCATAGACCGTTACCCCCAAGATTTTGTCAACCCCGACCCCCTGCTGTTCTCAGAGAGTCCAGATGACCCTCGCAGCTTCTCCCGTCAGAGTCGGATAATCAACTGGATAGCCAGACTGCTCAG AAAGTACGGACTGGAAGTAAGCTTGGCCACAGCCTTACTAAACCCCGCAGCTCGTCGACATTCCCTCTCGTGTCCCTACAAACCACCCATTAACTGTGAGAGGTTCACTCGCTATCGGACAGTAGATGGAAGCTGTAATAATCTGAACAGCCCGCTGTGGGGAGCGGCTTTCACGCCCTTCGTCAGGCTGCTACCGCCCAGATATG AACGCCGAGGTGACCGAGACGATGTGATGTCTGGACCCTCCTCAACACTGAGTTCTCATCTACCCACCGCCCGTGTGGTCAGCACGACCTACCACGAGCCGGCCCGTGGGGGAGACGACGCCCCGTTTACAATGCTTCTGACGGTGTTCGGACAGTTCCTCTCCCACGACCTAACGGACAGAGCGCCAACCAAAG GTTTGCGCGAGCAGCTGAATCAGGCTTCCTCTTTCATAGACGGGGGAGCGATTTACGGAGCGACGAAGAACAAATCCGACAGTCTAAGACAGTTCAAGGGAG CATGTGGAAAGACTGTTGAagattctgtggtggaataCGACGTCGACGCACCCGTCTATCGATCTGATCCCAGATGGGATCAGATCGATAGACGGGTGCGTCGATTGGGTTTAGATCgctccccacaccataacaTTCCCTCCACcgaatctgtccacctgtctgatgcagtgAGGAGCAAAACGTTCATGACGTCGTCTGTAGACACGGCCTCTACCATCACGTCGTCTGAGGCGGTACGATGGAGGTCAC GTCTGCTGATGATGTCCGTCCCCAGGGAATTACCCATCATGCCTCACGGAAATGTTCATGCGACGACTCGGGGATTTGCGTATTACGCCGCAG GTGATAATCGTGTGAACGAATTCATCGGACTGATCGCCATAGAGACGATGTGGGTGAGAGAACATAACCGAATCGCCACGAAACTGGCGACGATAAATCCACACTGGAACGACGAGACGGTTTTCCAGGAGACGAGGAGGATCGTCGTGGCTATGATTCAACACATTACCTATTCAGAGTATCTGCCAGCTGTCCTGGGGCCTGAACTCATGGGTAAATACGAGCTCGGCGTGTTACCCAATGGCCGCTACCGCGAATATGACCCAAGGGTAAACCCCGGCCTGGCCAACGCTTTTGCTACGGCGGCCATGAGGTTCGGACACAGCATGCTACGAACCACATTTAGCATGATTGATCGGCAGAGAAAAAGAAATGGTGACACACCTGTGGACTTGAAAGATTCTTTCTTCCGGCCGCAGACCtatttaaccaatgaaaaccCGTTCGTACGTGGGATGGCCCTAGATAGCAGCAAAATGTGTGACCGCGTCGTGTCAGGCAGTGTAATTAACAACCTGTACGAAACTGAACCTGGTAACGGTGCTGATCTGGCGGCTAGTAACATTCAGAGAGGGCGAGATCACGGGTTACCAGAGTACGCGCAATGGAGGAGGCACTTTGGCCTGAGCGTTCCAACTAGGTTTGACAAGTCCTTGGCTGGTTTCTCTGATATCAACGCCGCTGATGTAGAAATACTTAGCACACTTTACAG GTCCCCGTCCGATGTGGATCTGTTCACGGGTGGAGTGTCGGAGGACCCTGTACAGCAGGGGGCCGTCGGTCCACTATTTGGAGACATAATCGGACAACAGTTCAAGACACTGAAGATGGGGGACCGTTTCTGGTACGAGACTAACTTACAGCCTCAAGCCTTCACTGAGGGTAAGCGTCTCCACAGGCGAAagtga